In Tepidimonas taiwanensis, the following are encoded in one genomic region:
- the glnE gene encoding bifunctional [glutamate--ammonia ligase]-adenylyl-L-tyrosine phosphorylase/[glutamate--ammonia-ligase] adenylyltransferase, which yields MSSVPVGSARADHSRFVQRVRRRYGDELALLPPGPPTHQTLADALQALRARGYALDAALRVLRHLTLERLAVLDCEAGAPLEVVTRGVTALAERVLDEAARVACAELDAIHGMPQPPEDGPPGPLPPALAEGPRRCGWWIVGMGKFGARELNVSSDIDLIYVYEGDGETCGDPQGRQRISNHEYFGKLVKRIHALVADVTEHGQAFRIDLALRPHGNSGPPAVSLGALEDYFLLQGREWERFAWLKSRVVAPADSARRDGTGQWLRPVVLPFVFRRYLDYGVFEALRRLHRQIREHAARRAAGHPERAHDVKLSRGGIREIEFIVQLLQVVRGGQFPELRTRATLQALQRVAQAGLMPADKARQLADAYVFLRRVEHRIQYLDDQQTHVLPTRDDDLAWIAATMGYDSAAAFLSALDAHREVVAEEFDTLLGDANGSCQGKGCNGHGRSAIEDLQAVLPQLPASFAARVAPWCDHPRVLALREDARVRLTRLVERTGAWIDAGRVSETAAVRLADWLEPLLRRESYLALLQERPAVHERLLRVLGAARWPARYLLRHPGVIDELASRELFESRFDAVAFQAELEARRWSLHKTGEDDDEALLDLLRRAHHAEVFRTLARDIEGLLTVEQVADDLSALADAVLDVTGRWCWQRLKQRHRDTPRHAIIGYGKLGGKELGYGSDLDIVFVYDDEDERAPEVYTAFVRKLINWLTVKTGEGDLFEIDTALRPNGNSGLLVTSFEAYANYQQNRGSNTAWTWEHQAMTRARFVVGADDLRARFDAVREAVITAPRDAQALAAEIRAMRQRLYDAHPVRPGRFDLKHSPGGMIDVEFAVQYLVLAHSAAHPPLRDNAGNIALLQRAEDAGLLPPGVGRGAADAYRVLRQRQHRARLDEASTQLDPAEVASEREAVMALWRHVLG from the coding sequence ATGTCGAGTGTCCCCGTTGGTTCGGCCCGCGCCGACCACAGCCGGTTCGTCCAGCGCGTGCGCCGCCGCTACGGTGACGAGCTGGCGCTGCTGCCCCCCGGCCCCCCGACCCACCAGACGCTGGCCGACGCTCTGCAGGCGCTGCGCGCGCGCGGCTATGCGCTGGACGCGGCGCTGCGCGTGTTGCGCCACCTGACGCTGGAGCGCCTCGCGGTGCTGGATTGCGAGGCGGGGGCGCCGCTGGAGGTCGTCACGCGCGGCGTCACGGCGCTCGCCGAGCGCGTGCTCGACGAAGCCGCCCGGGTCGCGTGCGCCGAACTCGACGCAATCCACGGGATGCCCCAGCCCCCGGAGGACGGCCCGCCCGGGCCGCTGCCCCCCGCCCTCGCCGAGGGGCCGCGCCGCTGCGGCTGGTGGATCGTCGGCATGGGCAAGTTCGGCGCGCGCGAACTCAACGTCTCCAGCGACATCGACCTGATCTACGTCTACGAAGGTGACGGCGAGACGTGCGGCGACCCTCAGGGCCGCCAGCGCATCAGCAACCACGAGTACTTTGGCAAGCTGGTCAAGCGCATCCACGCGCTGGTCGCCGACGTCACCGAGCACGGGCAGGCGTTTCGCATCGACCTGGCGCTGCGGCCGCACGGCAACTCCGGTCCACCGGCGGTGTCGCTCGGGGCGCTGGAGGACTATTTCTTGCTGCAGGGGCGGGAGTGGGAGCGCTTCGCGTGGCTCAAGAGCCGCGTCGTCGCCCCGGCCGACAGCGCGCGGCGCGACGGCACGGGGCAGTGGCTGCGCCCCGTCGTACTGCCGTTCGTGTTCCGGCGCTATCTGGACTACGGCGTCTTCGAGGCGCTGCGTCGGCTGCACCGGCAGATCCGCGAGCACGCCGCGCGCCGCGCCGCCGGCCACCCGGAACGCGCGCACGACGTCAAGCTCTCCCGCGGCGGCATCCGCGAAATCGAGTTCATCGTGCAGCTGCTGCAGGTGGTGCGCGGCGGGCAGTTCCCGGAGCTGCGCACCCGCGCGACGCTGCAGGCGCTGCAGCGCGTGGCGCAGGCCGGGCTGATGCCAGCGGACAAGGCGCGCCAGCTCGCCGACGCCTATGTCTTTTTGCGCCGGGTCGAGCACCGCATCCAGTACCTGGACGACCAGCAGACGCACGTGCTGCCGACGCGCGACGACGACCTCGCCTGGATCGCCGCGACGATGGGCTACGACAGCGCCGCGGCGTTTCTGAGTGCGCTCGACGCCCACCGCGAGGTGGTCGCCGAGGAATTCGACACCCTGCTCGGCGACGCCAACGGGAGCTGTCAGGGCAAGGGCTGCAACGGCCACGGCCGCAGCGCGATCGAAGACCTGCAGGCCGTGCTGCCCCAGCTGCCGGCGAGCTTTGCGGCGCGCGTGGCACCCTGGTGCGACCATCCGCGCGTGCTCGCGCTGCGCGAGGATGCGCGCGTGCGCCTGACCCGACTCGTCGAGCGCACCGGCGCGTGGATCGACGCCGGGCGCGTCAGCGAAACCGCCGCGGTGCGCCTGGCCGACTGGCTCGAGCCGCTGCTGCGGCGCGAGAGCTACTTGGCCCTGCTGCAGGAGCGCCCCGCGGTGCACGAGCGGCTGCTGCGCGTGCTGGGCGCAGCCCGCTGGCCGGCGCGCTACCTGCTGCGCCACCCGGGCGTCATCGACGAGCTGGCCAGCCGCGAGCTGTTCGAGAGCCGCTTCGACGCGGTCGCCTTCCAGGCCGAGCTGGAGGCGCGCCGCTGGTCGCTGCACAAAACCGGCGAGGACGACGACGAGGCGCTGCTGGACCTGCTGCGCCGCGCGCACCATGCGGAGGTCTTTCGCACGCTGGCGCGCGACATCGAAGGCCTGCTGACGGTGGAGCAGGTGGCCGACGACCTGAGTGCCCTGGCCGACGCCGTGCTCGACGTGACCGGCCGCTGGTGCTGGCAGCGCCTGAAACAGCGGCACCGCGACACACCGCGCCACGCGATCATCGGCTACGGCAAGCTCGGCGGCAAGGAGCTCGGCTACGGCAGCGACCTCGACATCGTGTTCGTGTACGACGACGAGGACGAGCGCGCGCCGGAGGTCTACACCGCCTTCGTGCGCAAACTCATCAACTGGCTGACCGTCAAGACCGGCGAGGGCGACCTGTTCGAGATCGACACGGCGCTGCGGCCCAACGGCAACTCCGGCCTGCTGGTCACGAGCTTCGAGGCCTACGCCAACTACCAGCAAAACCGCGGCAGCAACACCGCGTGGACCTGGGAGCACCAGGCGATGACGCGCGCGCGCTTCGTCGTCGGCGCCGACGACCTGCGCGCCCGCTTCGACGCCGTGCGCGAGGCGGTCATCACCGCGCCGCGCGACGCGCAGGCGCTCGCCGCCGAGATCCGCGCGATGCGCCAGCGCCTCTACGACGCGCACCCGGTGCGCCCCGGTCGCTTCGACCTCAAGCACAGCCCCGGCGGCATGATCGACGTCGAGTTTGCGGTGCAGTACCTGGTGCTCGCGCACAGCGCGGCGCACCCGCCGCTGCGCGACAACGCGGGCAACATCGCGCTGCTGCAACGCGCGGAAGACGCCGGGCTGCTGCCCCCGGGGGTGGGGCGGGGCGCGGCCGACGCCTACCGCGTGCTGCGCCAGCGCCAACACCGCGCGCGGCTGGACGAGGCAAGCACCCAGCTCGACCCGGCGGAAGTCGCGTCCGAGCGCGAGGCGGTCATGGCGCTGTGGCGGCACGTGCTCGGCTGA
- a CDS encoding C40 family peptidase, protein MRRLAVLTVGGLFALTLHAAPVDFDGDPALAPETGIAATTVSLPVASSGAAWLQQLQTVGMETGETATRLLHTALGLIGVPYRRGGNSAETGFDCSGFVRYVYANTLGLVLPRRAAEQAQATTPIAKDELRPGDLVFFNTMRRAFSHVGVYLGDGKFIHSPSKGDHVKISDMNDRYWARRFNGARRVDAAAAPQPAVR, encoded by the coding sequence ATGCGTCGTCTCGCCGTCCTGACCGTGGGTGGGTTGTTCGCCCTGACCCTGCATGCCGCGCCCGTCGATTTCGACGGCGATCCCGCGCTCGCGCCAGAGACCGGGATCGCGGCGACGACGGTCAGCCTCCCGGTCGCGTCCAGCGGCGCCGCTTGGCTGCAACAGCTTCAGACGGTCGGCATGGAAACCGGGGAGACGGCGACCCGGCTGCTGCACACCGCGCTCGGCCTGATCGGCGTGCCCTACCGCCGCGGGGGCAACAGCGCGGAGACGGGTTTCGACTGCAGCGGCTTCGTGCGCTACGTCTACGCGAACACGCTGGGCCTGGTGCTGCCCCGCCGCGCCGCCGAGCAGGCGCAGGCGACGACCCCGATCGCGAAGGACGAGTTGCGCCCTGGTGATCTGGTGTTTTTCAACACGATGCGGCGGGCGTTCAGCCACGTCGGCGTGTATCTGGGCGACGGCAAGTTCATCCACTCGCCGAGCAAGGGCGACCACGTCAAGATCAGCGACATGAACGACCGCTACTGGGCGCGCCGCTTCAATGGCGCGCGCCGGGTGGACGCTGCCGCGGCGCCACAGCCCGCGGTGCGCTGA
- a CDS encoding carbon-nitrogen hydrolase family protein → MKVAAIQMVSGISIERNLAQAHELLDQARHAGAELAVLPEYFCFMGERDADKLLIAETPGLGTVQDFLADTARELKLWIVGGTVPLATDDPQHAANASLVYDPAGRCVARYDKIHLFRFHDGRQGYDEAAVLKAGDQPVAFTLTDRSGVAWRVGLSVCYDLRFPELYRQLAADVLLVPAAFTHVTGQAHWEVLLRARAIENQAYVIASAQGGVHENGRHTWGQSMVVDPWGVVLAQQATGPGVVIAEIDRARLLDVRQRLPALQHRRL, encoded by the coding sequence ATGAAAGTCGCCGCCATTCAGATGGTCTCCGGCATCAGCATCGAGCGCAACCTGGCGCAGGCGCATGAGCTGCTCGACCAGGCGCGCCATGCGGGGGCCGAGCTGGCCGTGCTGCCCGAGTATTTCTGCTTCATGGGCGAGCGCGACGCCGACAAGCTCCTCATCGCGGAGACGCCGGGGCTGGGCACGGTGCAGGATTTTCTGGCCGACACCGCGCGCGAGCTCAAGCTGTGGATCGTCGGTGGCACGGTACCGCTGGCGACCGACGACCCGCAGCACGCGGCCAACGCCTCGCTGGTGTACGACCCCGCGGGGCGCTGCGTCGCGCGCTACGACAAGATCCACCTCTTTCGCTTCCACGACGGCCGCCAGGGGTACGACGAGGCGGCCGTGCTCAAGGCCGGCGACCAACCGGTGGCGTTCACGCTGACCGACCGCAGCGGGGTGGCGTGGCGCGTGGGCTTGAGCGTGTGTTACGACCTGCGTTTTCCGGAGCTGTACCGGCAGCTCGCCGCCGACGTGCTGCTGGTGCCGGCCGCGTTCACCCACGTCACCGGGCAGGCGCACTGGGAGGTGCTGCTGCGCGCGCGCGCGATCGAGAACCAGGCCTACGTCATCGCCAGCGCGCAAGGCGGCGTACACGAAAATGGCCGCCACACCTGGGGCCAGAGCATGGTGGTCGACCCGTGGGGGGTCGTGCTGGCGCAGCAGGCCACCGGGCCGGGCGTCGTGATCGCGGAGATCGACCGCGCGCGCCTGCTCGACGTGCGCCAGCGCCTGCCCGCGCTGCAGCACCGGCGCCTGTGA
- a CDS encoding glutathione peroxidase, giving the protein MMRRRTLLALAALAAVTTPLPMNAHTAPAPSTPAPNTAACPAILQHRFGRLQDEKPQDLCQYAGQVVLVVNTASYCGFTQQYKGLEELYRRYRERGFVVLGFPSNDFGQQEPGSNQQIAEFCENTFGVQFPMFVKSHVRGPQANPLFKQLVERTGTTPKWNFYKYLISRDGRTVLAYNSLTAPDSATLRRDIERLLGAS; this is encoded by the coding sequence ATGATGCGCCGTCGAACCCTGCTTGCCCTGGCGGCCCTGGCCGCCGTCACGACCCCGTTACCGATGAACGCCCACACCGCCCCCGCACCGTCCACTCCGGCGCCGAACACCGCCGCCTGCCCCGCCATCCTGCAGCACCGCTTCGGTCGGCTGCAGGACGAAAAACCCCAGGACCTGTGCCAGTACGCCGGGCAGGTGGTGCTGGTCGTCAACACCGCCAGCTACTGTGGCTTCACGCAGCAGTACAAAGGGCTGGAAGAGCTCTATCGGCGCTACCGCGAGCGGGGTTTCGTCGTGCTCGGCTTTCCGTCCAACGACTTCGGCCAGCAGGAGCCCGGCAGCAACCAGCAGATCGCCGAGTTCTGCGAAAACACCTTCGGCGTGCAGTTCCCGATGTTCGTCAAATCGCACGTGCGCGGCCCGCAGGCCAACCCGCTGTTCAAGCAGCTGGTCGAGCGCACCGGCACCACGCCGAAGTGGAATTTCTACAAATACCTGATCAGCCGCGACGGGCGCACGGTCCTCGCCTACAACAGCCTGACCGCCCCCGACAGCGCCACGCTGCGCCGCGATATCGAGCGGCTGCTCGGCGCCTCGTGA
- a CDS encoding YhdP family protein, with translation MTPTPASSTAPRRLRLLAWGSGLLLALAVLAWAVLLAAWGVLHGWIVPRADAWRPALEAVATRALGVRVSIGAIEATTTGAVPAFTLRDVRLHDAAGHEALHLPRVLASLSVASLARLGVEQLVVEGPTLEVRRLADGRLQVAGIAVQDTQGDSAAADWLFDQREFALRGGTLRWVDEQRPGAPPLELTDVDLVLRNPGLRHEFRLDATPPADWGERLSLRGRFTQPFWATHEGRWRDWSGEVFLLAPWLDAARLGQYVDLDADWGVRELRAAGALRLWAQIRRGQWLGATADVHWQDARIVWVPSVGPTVEPLAVTHVAGRLAVQRDGDTTTWETQGLTITTADGGAWPRGDVRFAYTLAPDGGLRRWTLTSDRLDLGVLQRLARVLPVGEAVNRWAESAQPTGVAEGLTLRWSAAAQPGGRDAWAARGRVRGLGIRPGDAPAAPTDGTAYGRPGLEGVDAEFDFDERGGQATLALHRGALVFPGVFEEPRLPFDELSAELRWTVQGDAITVDVPRLAFANADAAGNGRLRWRTADPARSSARDRFPGVLSLDVRLTRADGARVVRYLPLTVGDDTRAYLKAAIRAGRAREATFRVEGDLWDFPFAEARQGQFEVRAQLQGVAFDYAPRALLGADAVPWPALDDVSGELRIDGARLEIRGATGRAADQPTLRVQQANAVIPDYMADAPQLRVDGLVRGPGEEALRFVAASPLREMTAGALDAARLSGAVDVALQLRLPLDDAARTQVQGQVRFSGNDVSLGPDVPTLEGVRGTLDFHEQGFRLGAMSARVLGGELRFGGGMTQRDGVPTLRFQGQGSVSAAGLAASRDWAWARWLGRHARGAAAYTLSVGAGPDGVEWRFDSDLRGLALALPAPLAKPEAAAWRLRVGAEPLPRPSADGARTRDRLWLALEPDGSAPAVRAEYEREHEGASTRVRRGRLALGAPLPDWPEAGVLALLQVPALDADAWLAALDAGGGVGGDATRAIRPDLYGPTDIGVVVDRLVLGARPFDAVVAGGTRRGDDWRLTLTAQQLEGYVEYRAGAQERVMARLARLRLPPSAAEDVERLAAQPRSVPALDVVVEDFELAGRRLGRLDIQASNREALQGATTVREWRLQSLRLTVPEARLTASGNWAPASPALTAPGQAASARRTALQVRLDIDDAGALLERFGFAGVLRGGRGRLEGSIGWFGSPLALHTPTLSGELALDVQRGQFLKADPGIAKLLGVLSLQSLPRRLVLDFRDVFSEGFAFDFVRGNARLAQGVASTNNLQMKGVSAAVLIEGSADLVRETQDLTAVVVPELNAGTASLVATMINPVTGLGSFLAQWLLREPLQAAATQTFRITGSWADPQVERVARTSTIPTAEKPATADNPANAQNPATPSERTP, from the coding sequence GTGACTCCAACGCCCGCCTCCTCCACCGCCCCGCGACGGCTGCGCCTGCTGGCGTGGGGATCGGGTCTGCTTCTTGCGCTGGCGGTGCTGGCCTGGGCCGTGCTGCTCGCCGCCTGGGGCGTTCTCCATGGGTGGATTGTGCCGCGTGCCGACGCGTGGCGCCCGGCGCTGGAGGCGGTGGCCACACGCGCGCTGGGGGTGCGCGTGAGTATCGGGGCGATCGAGGCCACGACCACCGGCGCGGTGCCGGCGTTCACGCTGCGCGATGTGCGGCTGCACGACGCGGCCGGCCACGAGGCGCTGCACCTGCCGCGCGTGCTGGCGTCGTTGTCGGTGGCGTCGCTGGCGCGGCTCGGTGTGGAGCAGCTCGTCGTCGAAGGGCCGACGCTGGAGGTGCGCCGCCTGGCCGACGGGCGGCTGCAGGTCGCCGGGATCGCCGTGCAGGACACGCAGGGCGACAGCGCGGCGGCGGACTGGCTGTTCGATCAGCGCGAGTTTGCGCTGCGGGGGGGCACGCTGCGCTGGGTGGACGAGCAGCGCCCCGGCGCACCGCCGCTGGAACTGACCGACGTCGATCTGGTGCTGCGCAACCCGGGGCTGCGGCACGAGTTCCGGCTCGACGCCACACCGCCGGCCGACTGGGGCGAGCGCCTGAGCCTGCGCGGGCGTTTCACCCAGCCGTTCTGGGCCACGCACGAGGGCCGCTGGCGCGACTGGTCGGGCGAGGTCTTTCTGCTCGCCCCCTGGCTGGACGCGGCGCGGCTGGGGCAGTACGTCGACCTGGACGCGGACTGGGGCGTGCGGGAGCTGCGTGCCGCGGGGGCCCTGCGCCTGTGGGCGCAGATCCGGCGCGGCCAGTGGTTGGGCGCGACGGCCGACGTGCACTGGCAGGATGCGCGCATCGTCTGGGTACCTTCGGTGGGACCGACGGTGGAGCCGCTGGCGGTCACGCACGTGGCGGGGCGCCTCGCGGTGCAACGCGACGGCGACACCACCACCTGGGAGACCCAGGGCCTGACGATCACCACGGCCGATGGGGGCGCGTGGCCGCGGGGGGACGTGCGCTTTGCCTACACGCTGGCACCGGACGGCGGGCTGCGCCGGTGGACGCTGACGTCGGACCGGCTCGATCTCGGCGTGTTGCAGCGGCTGGCGCGCGTACTGCCCGTGGGCGAGGCGGTCAACCGCTGGGCGGAGTCGGCGCAGCCCACGGGCGTGGCGGAGGGGCTGACCCTGCGCTGGTCCGCCGCGGCGCAGCCCGGCGGGCGCGATGCGTGGGCTGCGCGCGGCCGCGTGCGCGGGCTCGGCATCCGCCCGGGGGACGCGCCGGCAGCGCCGACCGACGGGACGGCGTACGGTCGCCCGGGGCTGGAGGGGGTGGACGCGGAGTTCGACTTCGACGAGCGCGGCGGCCAGGCCACGCTGGCGCTGCACCGCGGGGCGCTGGTCTTTCCTGGCGTGTTCGAGGAGCCGCGCCTGCCGTTCGACGAGTTGTCGGCAGAGCTGCGCTGGACCGTGCAGGGCGATGCGATCACGGTCGACGTGCCGCGGCTGGCGTTTGCCAATGCGGACGCCGCCGGCAATGGCCGGCTGCGCTGGCGCACCGCCGACCCGGCGCGCAGCAGCGCGCGCGACCGCTTCCCCGGCGTGCTGTCGCTGGACGTGCGGCTGACGCGGGCCGATGGGGCGCGCGTCGTGCGCTACCTGCCGCTGACCGTGGGGGACGACACCCGGGCGTACCTGAAGGCGGCGATTCGCGCCGGCCGCGCCCGGGAGGCCACCTTCCGCGTCGAGGGCGACCTGTGGGACTTCCCCTTTGCCGAAGCGCGCCAGGGCCAGTTCGAGGTGCGGGCGCAGCTGCAGGGGGTGGCGTTCGACTATGCGCCGCGGGCGTTGCTCGGCGCCGACGCCGTGCCCTGGCCCGCGCTCGACGACGTAAGCGGCGAGCTGCGCATCGACGGCGCGCGCCTCGAGATCCGGGGCGCCACCGGGCGCGCCGCCGATCAGCCGACGCTGCGTGTGCAGCAGGCGAACGCCGTCATCCCGGACTATATGGCCGACGCCCCGCAGTTGCGGGTCGACGGCCTGGTCCGGGGGCCGGGAGAGGAGGCGTTGCGTTTCGTTGCCGCGTCGCCGCTGCGGGAGATGACGGCGGGGGCGCTGGACGCTGCGCGCCTGAGCGGCGCGGTGGACGTCGCGCTGCAGCTGCGCCTGCCGTTGGATGACGCGGCGCGCACGCAGGTGCAGGGCCAGGTGCGCTTCAGCGGCAACGACGTGTCGCTGGGACCGGACGTCCCGACGCTGGAGGGGGTGCGCGGCACGCTCGACTTCCATGAACAGGGGTTTCGTCTCGGCGCGATGAGCGCGCGCGTGCTCGGCGGCGAGTTGCGCTTCGGGGGCGGGATGACCCAGCGCGACGGAGTCCCGACGCTGCGCTTCCAGGGGCAGGGCAGCGTGAGCGCCGCGGGCCTGGCCGCGAGCCGCGACTGGGCATGGGCGCGTTGGCTCGGGCGCCACGCCCGGGGCGCGGCGGCGTACACGCTGTCGGTTGGCGCCGGGCCCGACGGGGTCGAGTGGCGCTTCGACAGCGACCTGCGCGGCCTGGCGCTCGCGCTGCCGGCGCCGCTGGCCAAGCCGGAGGCGGCGGCCTGGCGGCTGCGCGTCGGGGCGGAGCCGCTGCCGCGCCCGTCCGCGGACGGCGCGCGCACGCGTGACCGGCTGTGGCTGGCGCTGGAGCCCGACGGGTCGGCCCCCGCCGTGCGCGCCGAGTACGAGCGCGAACACGAGGGCGCGAGCACGCGCGTGCGGCGTGGCCGACTCGCGCTCGGGGCGCCGCTGCCGGACTGGCCGGAGGCGGGGGTGCTCGCGCTGCTGCAGGTGCCGGCGCTGGACGCCGACGCCTGGCTGGCGGCGCTCGACGCCGGCGGTGGTGTCGGGGGCGACGCGACCAGGGCGATCCGGCCGGACCTGTACGGGCCCACCGATATCGGTGTCGTGGTCGATCGGCTTGTGCTGGGGGCGCGCCCGTTCGACGCCGTTGTCGCCGGTGGCACGCGCCGCGGAGATGACTGGCGGCTGACGCTGACCGCGCAGCAGCTCGAGGGGTACGTGGAGTACCGCGCCGGGGCGCAGGAGCGGGTGATGGCGCGGCTGGCGCGCTTGCGTTTGCCGCCCAGTGCGGCCGAGGATGTCGAACGCCTGGCCGCGCAGCCGCGCTCCGTGCCGGCGCTGGACGTCGTGGTGGAGGACTTCGAGCTGGCGGGGCGGCGCCTGGGGCGGCTGGACATCCAGGCCAGCAACCGCGAGGCGCTGCAGGGGGCGACGACGGTGCGCGAGTGGCGGCTGCAATCGCTGCGCCTGACGGTGCCGGAGGCGCGCCTGACCGCCAGCGGCAACTGGGCGCCGGCGTCACCCGCGCTCACCGCGCCGGGCCAGGCCGCGAGCGCCCGCCGCACGGCGCTGCAGGTGCGGCTCGACATCGACGACGCCGGGGCGCTGCTCGAGCGCTTTGGCTTCGCCGGGGTGCTGCGCGGCGGGCGCGGCCGGCTGGAGGGATCGATCGGCTGGTTCGGCTCGCCGCTGGCGCTGCACACGCCGACCCTGTCGGGCGAGCTGGCGCTGGACGTGCAGCGCGGGCAGTTTCTCAAGGCCGATCCTGGTATCGCCAAGCTGCTGGGGGTGCTGAGCCTGCAGTCGCTGCCGCGGCGGCTGGTGCTCGACTTCCGCGATGTGTTCAGCGAGGGGTTTGCGTTCGACTTCGTGCGCGGCAACGCGCGGCTGGCGCAGGGGGTGGCCAGCACCAACAACCTGCAGATGAAGGGCGTGAGCGCCGCGGTCCTGATCGAAGGCAGCGCCGATCTCGTGCGCGAGACGCAGGACCTCACCGCGGTGGTGGTACCCGAACTCAACGCCGGCACCGCATCGCTGGTGGCGACGATGATCAACCCGGTCACGGGGCTGGGCAGCTTTCTCGCCCAGTGGCTGCTGCGCGAGCCGCTGCAGGCCGCCGCGACGCAGACGTTTCGCATCACCGGCTCGTGGGCCGATCCGCAGGTGGAGCGCGTTGCGCGTACGAGTACGATACCGACTGCGGAAAAACCCGCGACAGCGGACAACCCCGCGAACGCGCAAAACCCCGCCACCCCCTCGGAGCGCACCCCATGA
- the mltA gene encoding murein transglycosylase A, with amino-acid sequence MESVSAASVPPAPSPLAPPPAPAPLAGTLLALVDGAGEPAVTPDAPVWLSADAAALPPPLRRGTALWQPVRWRDLPGWGRDALHEAWNAWLRSCERPVAPWTALCAEVRQLTLADEAARHAWVMRRLQPYRVLAADGDNRPGLLTGYYEPEFDASRVRTSTHRVPLYAPPGALAAAGNRPLWTRQQIDTDPAVQAQLPVLAWLADPLDALLLQIQGSGRLRVQEPDGRVSYVRLAFAATNGHPYQSVGRWLLQRGEIRDGTWEAIRAWAAANPQRVDELLWANPRVVFFREEPLSALDAQFGPRGAQGVALTPLRSVAVDRDAIPYGTPLWLVSSGPVARLQRLVLAQDTGSAIVGAVRADFFTGWGDGAYTLAAGLKQPLQLWALWPRSQP; translated from the coding sequence GTGGAGTCGGTTTCGGCGGCGTCGGTTCCTCCCGCGCCATCGCCGCTGGCCCCGCCCCCTGCCCCGGCCCCGCTCGCAGGCACGTTGCTGGCGCTGGTCGATGGAGCGGGCGAGCCGGCCGTGACGCCCGACGCGCCGGTGTGGCTCTCGGCCGACGCCGCCGCGCTGCCGCCCCCGCTGCGGCGCGGGACGGCGCTATGGCAGCCGGTGCGCTGGCGCGACCTGCCGGGCTGGGGCCGCGACGCGCTGCACGAGGCGTGGAACGCGTGGCTGCGCAGCTGCGAGCGCCCCGTGGCCCCCTGGACCGCGTTGTGCGCGGAGGTGCGCCAGCTCACGCTCGCCGACGAGGCCGCGCGCCATGCGTGGGTGATGCGGCGGCTGCAGCCGTACCGCGTGCTCGCCGCCGATGGCGACAACCGCCCCGGGTTGCTGACCGGCTACTACGAACCCGAATTCGATGCCAGCCGCGTGCGCACGTCGACACATCGCGTGCCGCTGTACGCGCCGCCGGGTGCGCTGGCGGCGGCCGGCAACCGCCCGCTGTGGACGCGGCAGCAGATCGACACCGACCCGGCCGTGCAGGCGCAGCTGCCGGTGCTGGCGTGGCTGGCCGACCCGCTCGACGCGCTGCTGCTGCAGATCCAGGGGTCGGGACGGCTGCGCGTGCAGGAGCCCGACGGGCGCGTGTCCTACGTGCGGCTGGCATTTGCCGCCACCAACGGGCATCCGTACCAGAGCGTGGGGCGCTGGCTGTTGCAGCGCGGCGAGATCCGCGACGGCACCTGGGAGGCGATCCGTGCCTGGGCCGCGGCCAACCCGCAGCGCGTGGACGAGCTGCTGTGGGCCAACCCACGCGTGGTCTTTTTCCGCGAGGAGCCGCTGTCGGCGCTCGACGCGCAGTTCGGCCCGCGCGGGGCGCAGGGTGTGGCGCTGACGCCGTTGCGCTCGGTCGCGGTGGACCGCGACGCGATCCCCTACGGCACCCCGCTGTGGCTGGTGTCCAGCGGCCCGGTGGCGCGGCTGCAGCGGCTCGTGCTGGCGCAGGACACGGGCAGCGCCATCGTCGGCGCGGTGCGGGCCGATTTCTTCACCGGCTGGGGCGACGGCGCCTATACACTGGCCGCGGGGCTCAAGCAGCCGCTGCAGCTGTGGGCGCTGTGGCCGCGCTCCCAACCGTGA